A stretch of DNA from Rothia mucilaginosa:
CGCGCCCTGGCGGATGAGCTGACCGCCGAGCAGGCACGCCAGGCAGAGAACTACTCGACCGAAACCCCTGAGGGCCAGTGGCTGGGGGAGTCCGAGTCGCCCCTGCGTGACGCCTTCGGGCAGGTTCAGGACGCCTCCACCGCCCACTCGAGCCAGATGACGCACACCCGTACCGAGCTGACCAGCGAAGATATTGCTCTGGAGATTATGCGTGAGGCGGGCGTTCAGGCACCGGGTGAGCCCGCCGAGCCGCGTAGCGCCCTGGATGCGCTCGCCGGTGTGCACGGCCGCGGTGGTTTCCCGGAGCGTCTGGATTGGGACCGCGTGACCATGAACGCGATTCTGCCCAATGGTGCGCGCCTGTATGTGGATCACGCGCATCCGGAGTATTCCTCGCCGGAGGTTCTGACCCCCGCCGACGCGGTGCTCTATGACGCTGCCGGTGACGCGCTGGCCTATGAGTCGCTGGTGGAGCTGGGCAACCACGCGCAGGATTTGCCGCAGGTGAAGCTGTACAAGAACAACACCGACTCGAAGGGCCAGTCGTACGGCGCCCACGAAAACTACCTGATTAGCCGTGATGTTCCGTTTGAGCAGGTTGCGGATGCGCTCCTGCCGTTTTTTGCGACCCGCGCGATTTTTACGGGTGCGGGCCGTGTGGGTATTGGTACGCACGGTGAGGTTCCGGGTTTTCAGATTAGTTCGCGCGCTGATTTCTTTGAGCGCACGATTGGTCTGGAGACCACGATTCGCCGCCCGATTGTGAATACGCGCGATGAGCCGCACGCGGATGAGTCGAAGTACCGCCGCCTGCACGTGATTCCGGCGGATGCAAACATGTCGCACTATTCGAACCTGTTGAAGTTTGGTACGGCGGCTCTGGTGATGAACCTGATTGAGTCGCACAGTGAGCAGGCTCCGGTGCTGCCGGGCGTGCGCCTGTCTGATCCGGTGGCGGCGATGCACGCGGTCAGCCACGACCTGTCGCTGTCGGTTCAGCTGCCGCTGGCGCCGTCTTCGGCGACCCTGCCGAACCCGGTGTCCACGAGCGGTTCTGCGAGTGCGCTGCAGATTCAGCGCGCCTACTATGAGGCCTCCCGCGCGCACGAGGAGTCAAACCCGGCGGGTGTGGATGCTGCGACCGCGCAGATTCTTGATCTGTGGGGTGAGGTTCTGGACGCCCTGGAAACCAACCCGCTCTCGCTGGCGGATCGTCTGGATTGGGTGGCGAAGTATGCGCTGGTGCGCGGCTATGTCGCTCAGGGCGTAGATTATTCGAATCCGAAGTTGAAGGCGTTGGATTTGCAGTACGCTGATATTGACCCCTCGAAGAGCCTGTATCACCGTCTGGTGGCGCGTGGCCGTATGCGCACGCTGTTCTCTGCGGAGCAGGTCGAGCGTGCGACGACTGAGCCGCCGCGTGAGACGCGCGCGTTTTTGCGTGGCACGTTGATGGCACGTTGGCCGGAGGAGATTCTCGGTATTAACTGGGATACGGTGTCGTGCCGCGGCAGGTATTCGAAGGATCTGACTCGTTTTACGATGATGGAGCCGACCCGGTACGGTGCCGCCGAGGTGGAGCCGCTGCTGGATGAGGTGAACCATTCGGATGAGCTGCTGACCCGCCTGCGCTAGTAGCACCACCCCTAAACCCACATAAACTCATATTCTTCCCCGGGGCGAATACCCCCATTCGGAAGAGTAAAAACCACATAACCCACAGATAGGGTGCAGTGCACAGCTCACGGCAGTCGGTGCGTACCACCCCCGGTATTGCCTCAGCACCGCCTCCAGCAGTACCTCTAAGCACCCCATCTGACCCCATAACTTGACGTTAAGACCGGCACCGGTCTGAACAACCCCTTTGAGGAGAGAACCATGAGCCGCGAACGCATCAGCGCACAGCAGACCGAAACCACCGCAGCCGAGCAGGAGCAGGAACTGACTCTCGCCGCCTCGCACGTGGTGTCTGACGTGAGCGAGGTCGACGACCTGCTTGACGAAATTGACGGCCTGCTCGCTGAGAACGCTGAAGACTTCGTCACCGGCTTCGTCCAGAAGGGCGGCGAGTAACCGGCACGCCCCGCGCCGGGTCAGCATCATGGAACACCGTATTTTCGGCATTGAAAGCGAATTCGGGCTCAGCTACGTCCCACACGGGCTCGGTCGGCTGAGCATCGAAGAGTCCGCCGCCGCCCTTTTCAAGCCCGTCCTGGATCAGTGGCGCTCAACGAACGTCTTCCTACCTAACGGCGGTAGGCTCTACCTTGATGTGGGTTCGCACCCCGAGTACGCCTCCGCCGAATGCGGCAGCATTGACGAACTGCTCGCGCAGGAACGCGCCGGTGAGCTGCTTTTCGCTGATCTGGCGCGTACCGCCCGTAAGCGCCTGCTCGCAGGCTCGGAGGGCCGCCCTCTCGACGGTGAACTGTACCTGTTCAAGAACAATGTGGATTCGGCAGGCAACTCCTACGGCAGCCACGAGAACTACCTGATCAGCCGCAAACTGCAGTTCAACGACCTGATTGCCCAGCTCGTGCCGTTCCTGGTGACCCGCCAGATTCTGGTCGGTGCCGGTAAGACCCACCCGAACGGCGGCCCGGTGCCCGGCTCGACCGACCCGGCGTCCAGCACGGGTGTGCCCTCGTATTCGTTCTCGCAGCGTGCCGACCACATTTGGGAGGCGGCGTCCACCTCGACCTCGCGCGCTCGCCCGCTCATTAACACCCGCGATGAGCCGCACGCGGACGCGTCGAAGTTCCGCCGCATGCACGTCATTAATGGTGATTCGAACATGGCGGAACCGACGACCCTGCTGAAGATTGCCAGCACCGACCTGGTGTTGCGCATGCTGGAGGACCGCTTCCCGGTCACGAGCCTGGATATTGTGTCTGTTCCGGCGGCTCTGCGCGCTATCAGCCACGATCTGACCGGCACCGCGACCTTCGAAACCACGGACGGTAAGCATTACACGGCGTTGAGCGTTCAGCGTCACTACCTGGATGCGGCACGCCAGTACGTGCAGCAGTACGGCGCGCACCACCGT
This window harbors:
- the pafA gene encoding Pup--protein ligase, coding for MEHRIFGIESEFGLSYVPHGLGRLSIEESAAALFKPVLDQWRSTNVFLPNGGRLYLDVGSHPEYASAECGSIDELLAQERAGELLFADLARTARKRLLAGSEGRPLDGELYLFKNNVDSAGNSYGSHENYLISRKLQFNDLIAQLVPFLVTRQILVGAGKTHPNGGPVPGSTDPASSTGVPSYSFSQRADHIWEAASTSTSRARPLINTRDEPHADASKFRRMHVINGDSNMAEPTTLLKIASTDLVLRMLEDRFPVTSLDIVSVPAALRAISHDLTGTATFETTDGKHYTALSVQRHYLDAARQYVQQYGAHHRHVEYALDLWQRTLDAIESGDYSSIDTEIDWAIKKKLLDAYIARARAAGQPADYASARIRQLDLAYHDIDPERSVFHALVRRGAVKRILPEGTAEAAKTQPPNTRALQRSRFINAAVAAGEQFTVDWVHLKLNAYPQHTLVCKDPFATGSEELEEVLSLLASKARQHQEAAFPPPC
- a CDS encoding ubiquitin-like protein Pup translates to MSRERISAQQTETTAAEQEQELTLAASHVVSDVSEVDDLLDEIDGLLAENAEDFVTGFVQKGGE
- the dop gene encoding depupylase/deamidase Dop, producing the protein MTSTPSYGVHRIMGAETEYGVIAPSAPGTNPTVLSALVVNTYAKLAFRRGAAFREQLQRRALADELTAEQARQAENYSTETPEGQWLGESESPLRDAFGQVQDASTAHSSQMTHTRTELTSEDIALEIMREAGVQAPGEPAEPRSALDALAGVHGRGGFPERLDWDRVTMNAILPNGARLYVDHAHPEYSSPEVLTPADAVLYDAAGDALAYESLVELGNHAQDLPQVKLYKNNTDSKGQSYGAHENYLISRDVPFEQVADALLPFFATRAIFTGAGRVGIGTHGEVPGFQISSRADFFERTIGLETTIRRPIVNTRDEPHADESKYRRLHVIPADANMSHYSNLLKFGTAALVMNLIESHSEQAPVLPGVRLSDPVAAMHAVSHDLSLSVQLPLAPSSATLPNPVSTSGSASALQIQRAYYEASRAHEESNPAGVDAATAQILDLWGEVLDALETNPLSLADRLDWVAKYALVRGYVAQGVDYSNPKLKALDLQYADIDPSKSLYHRLVARGRMRTLFSAEQVERATTEPPRETRAFLRGTLMARWPEEILGINWDTVSCRGRYSKDLTRFTMMEPTRYGAAEVEPLLDEVNHSDELLTRLR